The Pyxidicoccus trucidator genome segment ACCTCAGGCGTCCACCGGTCCATGTGCGCTCCTGCCGTGTCCTCGGACCTACCTGCGCACTCTCTGGGCCGACGTCGATCCCCTGTCCCTTGCCTGCTCCCTCGCCCTAACCTGATCGGCGCTCTAGAGCGTCGCTGGCGCCCGCTGTTCGCCACGGCGGTCTACACCGGGAGGCGCAAGGGCGAGCTGCTGGCGCTCCGCAAGTCGGACGTGGACCTCACGGCGGGCACCCTCGTGGTGGCCCGGTCGCACGCGGGCGACACGACGAAGGGCGGTCACGCGGACCTGCTTCCCGTTGCAGAGGGACTGGTGCTCTTTCGGCGCAAGGCCATGGCCACGTCCACCTCGGAGCTGCTGTTTCCCGCCAAGGATGGCTCGCAGCGTTCCGCGGACACCGCGCTGCACAAGGTGTTGCGCCGGGCCCTGGGACGCGCGGGGCTGGTGGAGGCCTACAACCACGTCTGCCGGCGCAAGGGCTGCAGCTACACGGTGAAGAAGAGCCACACCGTCCCCGAACCGTGCCCCCGCTGCGGCATGAGGCTCTGGCCCAAGCCGCTGCCCGCTCGCTGCGCTTCCACGACCCGCGGCACACGACCGCTACCCTGCTGCTCAAGGCGGGCGTCCCGCTGGCCACCGTGCAGCGCATCCTCCGCCACTCGGCCCCGGCCATCACCTCGAAGGTGTACGGCCACCTCGGCGTGGAGGACATGCGCAAGGGGCTCAACCGTCTCGCGTTCGGGCCTGCGGTTCCGGGCCCCGCCGAGGCCCTGCGTGCCGCTGGCGCCGAGCCCACTCCGCTTGCTGCTAGTTTGCTGCAGGACCCCGGGAGCCCGCAAAGTCGAAGGCCCTGGAATCCTCAGCTTTCGCTGAGAACTCCAGGGCCTTCAGTTGGTCGGGGCGACAGGATTTGAACCTGCGACCACTTGCACCCCAAGCAAGTGCGCTACCAGGCTGCGCTACGCCCCGGCACTGCTGCTGCCACCGTCGTGAAACGGTGCGCGCCCTTATGCCCCCACATGACGGTCAGGTCAAGCAAGAGCAGCACGGCGCCGTGGGAAAACTCACGCTTCCGAGTCTTCCATTCCCTCTTCGTCGAAGTCCTCGCCCCGGGCTTCCGCCGCGTCCGCCGCCGCCTCTTCGCGCGCGTCGATCTCCGCGTGGTTCTCCGGCACCGCCTCGCCGTTCAGCGCGCTCTTCAGCACCTGGCTCGGCCGGAAGGTCAGCACCCGACGGGCCGAGATCTCGATCTCCTTGCCGGTCTGCGGATTGCGGCCCACGCGCGCCTTCTTCTGACGCACCTGGAAGTTGCCGAACCCGGAGATCTTGATCTTGTCCCCGCGCTCCAGCGTCTCCTTCAGGGTGTCGAACACGAGCTCCACGATCTCGGCCGACTCCTTCTTCGAGAAGCCGACCTTCTCGTAGACGCCCTCGATGATGTCCGCCTTCGTCATGCGATTCCTCGGGATGCCCTCGGTGCGATGAACGCGAAGGCACTGTTGCAGCCTTCCCGGAGACGTGTCAACCCTCTGACTTCATTCAGGAATTCAGGCGCGCAGCGCGGCACCCAGCCGCTGCTTCACCTGCTCGACGATGCGCTGGTGCGCCTCGCTGACCTCCACGTCGGTCAGCGTCCGCTCGGGCGAGCGGTAGCGCAACGCGTACGCCAGGTTCTTCTGCCCCTCGGGGATGGGCTTGCCCGTGTACACGTCGAACACCTGCGCCTCCTCGACCAGCGGCTTCCCCACCTCCAGGATGACCCGCCGCACCTCGTCGTTCGCCAGCTCCACCGGCACCACCACCGCCAGATCTCTCAGCACCGCCGGGAACCGAGGCAGCGGCTGATACGCCGGCACCAGCCGCGCCGCCGCGTACAGCGGCTCCGTGTCCAACTCGAAGGCGAACACCCCCTCTGGCAGTCCCAGTGCCTTCACCACGCGCGGGTGCAGCTCGCCCACGTGTCCCAGCACCGTGCCGTCCGCCGTCTTCACCTGCGCGCAGGCACGCGGGTGGTACGCCGCATGCTCGGCCGGCGAGAAGGTGACGCCCTCCACTCGCAGCGCCGCCAGCACCCCTTCCACCGCGCCCTTCGCGTCGTAGAAGTCGGCCCGCGCGTCCTTCTGCGTCCAGCTCCGGCCACCGCGCAGGCCCCACACCAGGCCGCCCACGCGGTGCACCTCGCGCGCCGCGGGCCGCTGTCCCTGGCCACCCTCGGCGTCCCGGAAGTACGCCCGGCCCGTCTCGTAGATGGCCACCGACTCCACCTGGTGCCGCACGCTGCGGGACAAGTTCTCCAGCAGGCCCGGCAGCAGGCTGGTGCGCATCACCGACTGCTCCGCGCTCAGCGGGTTGAGCAGCGCCACCGCCGGCTCCTTCCCACCCAGCACCTCCAGGTTCTTCGGCGCGACGAACGAGTAGTTCACCACCTCGTCCATCCCCGCACCCGCCAGCGCGGACCGCATCCGCCGCTCCGCCTCCGCGTGCGCGGGCTCCGGCGCCAGCTCGGCCAGACCGCGAGGCAGCTTCGCCGGGATGTTGTCGTAGCCGAAGACGCGGGCGACCTCCTCCAGCAGGTCCTCCTCGCGCTCCACGTCCACGCGCGCCCGGGGCACCTCGTACGTCACCTGCCCCGTCCCCTCCTCCACCGCCTTGAAGCCCAGCGCCGCGAGGATGCGCCGCACCTCCGGCTCCGCCACCGCCACGCCCAGCACCTTCTCCACCCGGGCGAAGCGCAGCGTCACCTTCCGCGGCGGCTTCGGCGCCGGGTACACGTCCACGCGCCCTGGAGCCACGGTGCCGCCGGACAGCTCCGCGATGAGCTGCGCCGCGCGGTCAATCGCAGGCACCACCGCGTCCAGGTCCGCCCCGCGCTCGAAGCGGTGCGACGCCTCCGTGTGCAGCACGTGCCGCTTCGCCGTCCGCCGCACGCCCGAGCCCTGGAAGTTCGCCGACTCCAGCACCAGCCGCTTCGTCCCCGGCGTCACCTCGCTGTCCCCGCCGCCCATCACGCCCGCGAGCGCCTGCGCCTGCTTCCCGTCCGCGATGACCAGGTCATCCGCGTCCAGCGTGCGCTCCTTGCCGTCCAGCGTGGTCAGCTTCTCGCCCTTGGCCGCCGTGCGGACGACGATTTCCTGCCCGCCCAGCTTGTCCAGATCGAACGCGTGCAGCGGCTGGCCGTACTCCAGATTCACGTAGTTGGTGACGTCCACCACGTTGTTGATGGCGCGCACGCCGCACGCCTTCAGCCGGTCCTGCATCCACTGGGGAGAGGGCTGGATGGTGACGTTCTCCACCACGCGCGCCACGTACCTCGGGCAGCGCTCCGGCGCGTCCACGCGCACCTTCACCTGCGCGGACGCGGGCGTGCCGGACTCCGAGGGCTTCGGCTGGGGCACCTTCAGCGCGGCCCCTGTCACCACGCCCACCTCGCGCGCCACGCCCAGGTGACTGAGCGCGTCCGGCCGGTTCGGCGTGACGTTCACCTCCAGCACCACGTCATCCAGCCCCAGCGCCTCGGCGATGGGCGTGCCCGCCTTCAGGTCCGCCGGCAGGATGAGCAGGCCGCTGGACTCCTCGCTCAGCCCCAGCTCCTTGGACGAGCAGAGCATGCCGGAGCTGTCCACGCCGCGCAGCGCCGCCTGTTTGATCTCCATGCCGTTGGGCAGCTTCGTGCCCACCGTGGCCAGCGGCACCTTGTCGCCGACCTTGTAGTTCTTCGCGCCGCACACCACCTGCACGAGCGCCGTCCCGCCGATGTCCACCTGCGTGACGGACAGCTTGTCCGCGTTGGGGTGCTGCACGGACTCCTTGATCTGCGCCACCACCACGCCGCGCAGGCCCTCGGCAGGACGCTCCTGCCCCTCAATCTCCAGGCCCGCGGCGGTCAGCTTGCGCGCCAGCTCGTCCACCGACGGCGGCAGCGCCACGTAATCGCCCAGCCACTTCACCGAAATCTTCACAGGTCCACCCTCTTGCCTACCGGCTGGAACACGGAGGCCCGGGCCACGGCCCGAGCCCCCACGGGACTCAGAACTGCTCGAGGAAGCGCGCGTCGTTCTCGAACATCATCCGCAGGTCGTCGATGCGGTAGCGCAGCATGGCGATGCGCTCCACGCCCATGCCGAACGCGTAGCCCGTCACCTCGCCCGGGTCATACCCCGCCGAGGTGAAGACGTTGGGGTGCACCATGCCGCTGCCCAGCACCTCCAGCCACCCCGTCTGCTTGCACACCCGGCAGCCCTTCCCGCCGCACGAGGTGCAGGAGATGTCCACCTCCGCGGAGGGCTCGGTGAACGGGAAGAAGGACGGGCGGAAGCGCGTGCGCGTGTCCGAGCCGAAGAACGCCTTCACGAACGCGTCCAGCGAGCCCTTCAGCTCGGCGAACGTCACGTCCTTGTCCACCAGCAGGCCTTCCACCTGGTGGAACATCGG includes the following:
- the pheT gene encoding phenylalanine--tRNA ligase subunit beta; the protein is MKISVKWLGDYVALPPSVDELARKLTAAGLEIEGQERPAEGLRGVVVAQIKESVQHPNADKLSVTQVDIGGTALVQVVCGAKNYKVGDKVPLATVGTKLPNGMEIKQAALRGVDSSGMLCSSKELGLSEESSGLLILPADLKAGTPIAEALGLDDVVLEVNVTPNRPDALSHLGVAREVGVVTGAALKVPQPKPSESGTPASAQVKVRVDAPERCPRYVARVVENVTIQPSPQWMQDRLKACGVRAINNVVDVTNYVNLEYGQPLHAFDLDKLGGQEIVVRTAAKGEKLTTLDGKERTLDADDLVIADGKQAQALAGVMGGGDSEVTPGTKRLVLESANFQGSGVRRTAKRHVLHTEASHRFERGADLDAVVPAIDRAAQLIAELSGGTVAPGRVDVYPAPKPPRKVTLRFARVEKVLGVAVAEPEVRRILAALGFKAVEEGTGQVTYEVPRARVDVEREEDLLEEVARVFGYDNIPAKLPRGLAELAPEPAHAEAERRMRSALAGAGMDEVVNYSFVAPKNLEVLGGKEPAVALLNPLSAEQSVMRTSLLPGLLENLSRSVRHQVESVAIYETGRAYFRDAEGGQGQRPAAREVHRVGGLVWGLRGGRSWTQKDARADFYDAKGAVEGVLAALRVEGVTFSPAEHAAYHPRACAQVKTADGTVLGHVGELHPRVVKALGLPEGVFAFELDTEPLYAAARLVPAYQPLPRFPAVLRDLAVVVPVELANDEVRRVILEVGKPLVEEAQVFDVYTGKPIPEGQKNLAYALRYRSPERTLTDVEVSEAHQRIVEQVKQRLGAALRA
- a CDS encoding tyrosine-type recombinase/integrase, producing MPPLRHEALAQAAARSLRFHDPRHTTATLLLKAGVPLATVQRILRHSAPAITSKVYGHLGVEDMRKGLNRLAFGPAVPGPAEALRAAGAEPTPLAASLLQDPGSPQSRRPWNPQLSLRTPGPSVGRGDRI